The genomic DNA CAATCTTACTTTTTTAAAGCTGGATAAAAAGTCAGACCTTTGCGACAACCACTTTTCTAATGGCTCTAAGGGTACAGTTACCGAAATGGGAGCTGCCTGCATTTTTAGCAACCTTTCCGATGATTTTGACTTTAAAAAATCAATGGGTGAGGCAAATATATAAAGTTCATTTTTTTGACCAGATATGTTTATAAAATCAGATTTTAGCCCCTGAGATCGACGTGTAAACCAATTTCCTTTGGGGCTTTTATAATAAGTTATGCTCTTTGACCTATCTATTGATGGATAAAGTTTAAACCTTTCCTTTTCATAGGCTTTAAGCTGCCCTAGCCTTGAAAGTTCATACAAAAGTGTTCGACTCATTTTTTCTTGGGCCGCCAAAGCATTCAGTATTTTTCTATCTTTTTTGCTCTTAGAGCGATTGGGAACATAGAAGGATCTAAAACTCGGCTCAGGAATTTCTAAAGCTCTTTTCATTTTTGAAAAATCCTTTATCTCGCTCAGCCTATGAATTGTGTTTAGATAGTCTTCTCTATTGAGGTTAGATGCAAACTCAATCAAACCACCGCGTGTGTTATTTTTTTCGTTTTCCCAAATATTTTCTTTTATTCTTATATATTCGCGCCCACTTAACCTTTTGTAGCCATCTTGTTCATTCACCAGTGGTATGGAGTTCTTTTCACAGAATTTTTCAATACTTGATTTTTTTAACTCTTCTAAAGTTTTCTCTGGAATAATCAGATCCTTAAGTTTATTTTCTGGAACCCTAAACTCTTTTTCATCCTTTGAAAACTTGTGATATTCTCTGTAGTTTTTGTCTTCAATACTCTTAGGATCTTTAACACCGAAACTAATCAATGACTCATCATTGGCCTTAAAGCTCTTAACTAAACTATCAAAGTCATATTTGGCCCCAAGCCCCCTGGCCCTACGAAACCGCGAATTACCAGGGTACAGATAGGAAACTGTTTGCCCTTTGATTTTTAACTTAATACCAAAAGCTCCGTCTAAATAGGCTGAATACTCATCAAAACTAGTGGCAACTGACATGGAAAACTTTAGTTTTTCCTTTAAGTCTTTTACCTTTGAAAAGCCAATTCGACTTTCAATGCCTTTTACTTTGTCTGATTTTTTATCCCACTTCTCTCTGGAATGCTGTTTTATAATTGACAAACCATTCTCACGGGCCAGCTCATCGTTAATATCTTTAAGTTTATGAAAGTGCTCGAACTTATTTTTAACTCTTTTCCCACATTCACTATGGACTGGGTTAACCATGATATGATTGTGGGTTTTTCCCGTATCTGTATGAGTGACCACCGCAAAGTCATGCCCAGGAAAGTATCTAGATACCAATTGATGGCCCAATTTGTTGAGCCTTAAAGGGTCCACTGACTGACTCTCTTCAGGCCCCCAACTTTGAATAATGTGGATAGCCTGGTTAACATCTTCCTTACCATGAAACTTCTGCGTGGCTAAAAACATCTCTGAAACAAAGTTTTCAGTGCAGTTATTAAAACTCACAGGGTCATCTAGCTCTCTATGTTCAAAAATATAGTTCTCAAGAGCTTTAGCATTCTTACGAAATTTGATCTTTATATTAGACACAGTGCTCGCTCACCTTTACAAGAAGCTCATTAGAAATTTGAATAAACTCCTTAAGCGCCTTTTCCGGTACAGGTCGCCCCAAATGAGAGTTTTTGGTGAGCTGATTTAAGTTATTGGCCACACCTCTATATATGCGGACAAACTCTTTATACTGCGCTGGCGTCATTAAGATCTCAGTGGGCAATCTTCCAAAGTAACCTGCTTTTAATATTGTAGGCAAAGTTTGTCCCAGGATTTTTGAGTCCTCTAGAATCTTTTGATACTCCTTGGGTGTAAACCTAACTGTGGTTCTTAGCTTAGACGGATCTAACTCCAATTCTTTCAAACTTAATTGTTTCGCCTCCTGCGCCATTAGTTTTTCCTCCTGAAAAAATAAATTTTTAAATCTTGTAACCTGACTTTACTCCTTAAACCTTCCTAATATTTATTTCTCATCAGTATTAGCTCTTTTATCGACCCATTATTAACTTTTTGAATCCCGTCGTGTTTCGCAAGCATGGACACTGACGTCAGAGTCCCAAAGCTTGTTGGGGGAAACCCCCAATCCCCCGTGCCCCTTCGGGCACACAACTTACAAAAATTGCCATGAAAATGAATCATCTTCCCATCCTCCCCAGTCCATTTAAACTCAAGGCTGCGTTAGCTGTGGCAGGCACAATATCTGGCACATGGTCTTCGGCATTGTCCGATAAAATCCCTCTGGCAAAATAAAGGGCTCCACCAGATACAGCAATAGCCGATGCCATTTGAAGCCAAAATATGACTGTATAAAAATAATAAGCGTCCTCCATTATCATTTGTGCTGACAGCAACGAGAAGGAATCTGACAACTGACCCATATTTTCTAAGACTGAGCCCGACGCCACAAAGTTCGTCATCAGTTGATAAAGAAGGTTCCAACAAAAAGGCCACCCAATGGTCACTGAAGAGTAGGCCACAGCCCACCAAAGTAAGATTTTCCAGTTCATGGCGATCACCATAAAAGCGAGAAGTGGGGCAAAACCAATTAAAAACATTTTCACTAAGCCTTTAATCATGGGAGCCTTTCTTTGAAGCTCATTGAACTCTCTGGCTTTATCTACAGCTAAAGAAGCCCCGGCAATGGAGTCATTATTATTGGCTCTTGATAGACCTTCAAAGGACTTTAGTTTGCTCAAATATTGAATAATACTTCCGAATGTTCCTGGAATTTCAGAACCCTTTTTTATACCTATTCCGTTTTGTCTTTGACTGCGATAAAAGTTTAACAAGCGGCTGGAAATTTCTAAATTTGTCATCATAGAAGCAGAGATTTTTCGCTCTAAACCCGATTCATTCAAAAACTTTTCATATAGTGGGGCCTCTGAAATAGATTCTTCATAAAGAGCTTGATTGACAGAAAATCTTAAATCATTGCATGTGTAAGTGCTGCCATCTTCTCTTTTAAACTGAATTTGAGAGTAGATTTCAGTAATTTTGTCAGGAAGCCTTGCCGCCGAATGAAGTTTTCCCAACCAGTCTTCGTTTCTATTTTCTTCGGGAAGATTATCCAGCATTTTCCACACACACTCAGTAGAGTACATCTCTAGCTTTTCTCTTAATTTTGGACTTTCAATTTGACTAGCGCCCGCATAAAGAAGACTTTTATAAAAAAAGTTGGGGGCTTTTAAATTGGAGTGATTTTCTGCCATTAAGTAGTCCACAAGCTTTGTGGTGCCCCAACCAATTTCTTCGATAGTGCGTATCATGAGATCAAAAATAAAGCTTACTTGGTAATCTTTATCATGTTTGGAAAGTCTATCCATCAAATAGGGGTTATCTCGCCAAGTCTTACGGTCATAGTTTTTTACATCCACCGTTGATCCTATTTTTAAGAGCGAGACTGCTATAAAAAAGCAAATGATGAAATTAAAAAATTTAGAAAGACTCACATATCTTTTTTCAAAAAATGTTCCCGGCAGATGTCTTGAAAAGTATTGAATCCCAATAACGAGTAAAGTCACGGCGGCTATGAATATTAAAAGAGCTCTAAAAAATTCATTGCTGGTCAAAAACTTTGTTAAGTTTGAGTGTAAATATACTCCTAACGAAACAAAATAAGCATCGTAAGCTGTTGAACTAAACATATCTCATCCTTATCTCAAGCACATAAATCCATCGCTACAGTCGAAAAATGTTTCTTGCATTTTTTGTTTACTCTTTTGTCCTGCCTTTCCCTCTAAACTAAAACTGGCTTTTTCTTGGTGGTAAAATTCTCCCTCGCTGGCTATGCGGCCTAGGACTTTATTTAATGGCTCATTTTTTTGCTTTTCCAAAAAAATTGTAGTTTCTAGGTTTTCTTTTAAGGCCCTTCGCTTACTGTCCAGCTCTTGGCGACGATTTTTAGGTAAGTTGGGGTT from Pseudobdellovibrionaceae bacterium includes the following:
- a CDS encoding relaxase/mobilization nuclease domain-containing protein yields the protein MSNIKIKFRKNAKALENYIFEHRELDDPVSFNNCTENFVSEMFLATQKFHGKEDVNQAIHIIQSWGPEESQSVDPLRLNKLGHQLVSRYFPGHDFAVVTHTDTGKTHNHIMVNPVHSECGKRVKNKFEHFHKLKDINDELARENGLSIIKQHSREKWDKKSDKVKGIESRIGFSKVKDLKEKLKFSMSVATSFDEYSAYLDGAFGIKLKIKGQTVSYLYPGNSRFRRARGLGAKYDFDSLVKSFKANDESLISFGVKDPKSIEDKNYREYHKFSKDEKEFRVPENKLKDLIIPEKTLEELKKSSIEKFCEKNSIPLVNEQDGYKRLSGREYIRIKENIWENEKNNTRGGLIEFASNLNREDYLNTIHRLSEIKDFSKMKRALEIPEPSFRSFYVPNRSKSKKDRKILNALAAQEKMSRTLLYELSRLGQLKAYEKERFKLYPSIDRSKSITYYKSPKGNWFTRRSQGLKSDFINISGQKNELYIFASPIDFLKSKSSERLLKMQAAPISVTVPLEPLEKWLSQRSDFLSSFKKVRLIWFEDRGSQDQQKNKNKTETKELVIQNRWSVQEFDEYLKKEFLSKERNLDR